The Capra hircus breed San Clemente chromosome 25, ASM170441v1, whole genome shotgun sequence genome has a window encoding:
- the LOC102180985 gene encoding olfactory receptor 2C1, which produces MERANSSSLEGFILMGVSDHPQLEMIFFVGILFSYLLTLFGNSAIILLSILDARLHTPMYFFLSNLSSLDLAFTTSSVPQMLTNLWGADKTISYGGCVTQLYVFLWLGATECILLVVMAFDRFVAVCRPLHYTSIMNPRLCRLLAAIAWLGGLGNSVVQSTFTLQLPLCGHRRVDSFLCEVPAMIKLACVDTSLNEAVLNSVCTFFTAVPLSVILISYCYIAQAVLKIRSAEGRRKAFNTCLSHLVVVLLFYGSAIYGYLLPAKTSKQDQGKFISLFYSVVTPMVNPLIYTLRNKEVKGALRRLLGKGREVS; this is translated from the coding sequence ATGGAAAGGGCCAACAGCAGCTCCTTGGAGGGCTTCATTCTGATGGGTGTGTCTGACCATCCCCAGCTGGAGATGATCTTTTTTGTAGGCATCCTCTTCTCCTACTTGCTGACCTTATTTGGGAACTCAGCCATCATCCTGCTTTCCATCCTGGATGCCCGGCTCCACacacccatgtacttcttcctcagcaACCTCTCCTCCCTGGACCTTGCCTTTACTACTAGCTCAGTCCCCCAAATGCTGACCAACTTGTGGGGAGCAGACAAGACCATCAGCTATGGTGGCTGTGTGACCCAgctctatgttttcctctggctAGGGGCCACCGAGTGCATCCTGTTGGTGGTGATGGCATTTGACCGCTTCGTTGCAGTGTGCCGACCCCTGCACTACACCAGCATTATGAATCCTCGGCTCTGCCGGCTGCTGGCTGCCATTGCCTGGTTGGGTGGCTTGGGCAACTCTGTGGTCCAGTCAACATTCACTCTGCAGCTTCCTTTGTGTGGGCACCGGAGGGTGGACAGCTTCCTGTGTGAGGTGCCTGCTATGATCAAACTGGCATGTGTTGACACGAGTCTCAATGAGGCTGTGCTCAACAGCGTCTGCACATTCTTCACTGCTGTCCCGCTGAGCGTCATCCTGATCTCCTACTGCTACATAGCTCAGGCAGTGCTGAAGATCCGCTCCGCTGAGGGACGCAGGAAGGCCTTTAACACGTGCCTCTCCCATTTGGTGGTGGTGCTCCTCTTCTACGGCTCAGCTATCTATGGGTATCTGCTTCCAGCCAAGACCAGCAAGCAGGACCAGGGCAAATTCATCTCCCTCTTCTACTCTGTGGTCACACCCATGGTGAACCCTCTCATTTACACTCTGAGGAACAAGGAGGTGAAGGGGGCGCTGAGGAGGCTgctggggaagggaagagaagtcaGCTGA